One segment of Niabella beijingensis DNA contains the following:
- a CDS encoding RagB/SusD family nutrient uptake outer membrane protein, which translates to MKQYLKYIAFLIAAATVFTGCKRGFLDVPAQGKLTVDQALIDPAAADKLVAGAYNTLYLQGTVGLKLVIIGDVTSDDADKGSVASDPGFDGIFLDGFTQTPNTGIFNDVWREYYSSIGRINSALSVLESGTYDETVKKQLIGEVRFLRGYYYFNLVRIFGGVPKLTRVVTPAEQNNDEFQTRASKEEIYAQIIEDLSYGVENLPEKGAAGAIVGRATKGAAQALLSKVYLYQQNWQGAYDLSLAVINSGKYDLATDYAKIFREKAASVSEGGVNNIESIFEVQTGPNRATDGSCNAISKNYSNFQAPRGTFPNQIVAGQSWTGGDLGFGLNTPSANLAAAYEANDKRRAATIIFTGSTPTVLWDGFTIPAQPAVVGDRYNYKAYHSPFLESLSCNGLLTDKDNRPKNIRLMRYAEVLLINAEAAAHTGKDAMTPLAKVRTRAGLTTSSATIADIWKERRVELAMEADRFFDLVRTGQAATVMQALGKPFIAGKHELFPIPQVQIDFSGGRLKQNPNY; encoded by the coding sequence ATGAAACAGTATTTAAAATATATAGCATTCCTGATAGCGGCAGCAACTGTTTTTACCGGATGTAAAAGAGGCTTCCTGGATGTACCTGCACAGGGAAAGCTTACAGTCGATCAGGCACTCATAGACCCGGCGGCGGCAGACAAGCTGGTTGCCGGCGCATATAATACACTTTATTTACAGGGAACCGTTGGCTTGAAACTGGTAATAATAGGTGATGTTACCTCCGATGATGCGGACAAAGGTTCCGTAGCGTCGGATCCTGGGTTCGATGGTATTTTCCTGGATGGATTTACACAAACACCCAATACAGGAATATTTAACGACGTATGGAGAGAGTATTACAGCTCCATTGGAAGGATCAATTCTGCATTAAGCGTACTGGAGTCGGGTACCTATGATGAAACCGTGAAAAAGCAGCTGATAGGCGAAGTGCGTTTTTTAAGAGGATATTATTACTTTAATCTCGTAAGGATCTTTGGAGGAGTGCCTAAATTGACAAGGGTTGTTACTCCCGCAGAACAAAATAATGATGAGTTTCAAACAAGAGCTTCCAAAGAGGAAATATACGCTCAGATCATAGAGGATCTTTCCTATGGGGTTGAAAATTTACCGGAAAAAGGAGCAGCGGGCGCTATAGTAGGAAGGGCAACAAAAGGAGCAGCGCAGGCATTGCTATCAAAAGTGTACCTGTATCAGCAGAACTGGCAGGGCGCCTACGATCTGTCGCTGGCGGTAATAAATTCCGGTAAGTATGACCTGGCAACAGATTATGCAAAGATATTTAGAGAAAAAGCTGCTTCAGTATCAGAAGGGGGTGTCAATAATATTGAATCGATCTTTGAAGTACAAACCGGTCCCAACAGAGCCACCGATGGATCCTGTAATGCCATCAGTAAAAATTACAGCAACTTTCAGGCACCAAGAGGAACCTTCCCGAATCAGATTGTAGCGGGTCAGTCGTGGACAGGAGGCGATCTGGGCTTCGGTTTGAATACCCCTTCGGCAAATCTGGCTGCAGCATATGAAGCGAACGACAAAAGAAGGGCGGCTACCATTATTTTTACAGGAAGCACCCCAACAGTACTTTGGGATGGCTTTACGATACCGGCACAACCGGCCGTTGTTGGTGACCGATATAATTATAAAGCATACCACAGCCCGTTTTTAGAATCGCTGTCGTGCAACGGGCTGCTCACAGATAAAGATAACAGGCCAAAAAATATTCGTCTTATGAGATACGCTGAGGTGTTATTGATTAATGCTGAAGCTGCGGCTCATACCGGCAAAGACGCAATGACCCCCTTAGCAAAAGTAAGAACGCGAGCTGGTCTGACCACCTCTTCAGCAACCATCGCGGATATCTGGAAGGAACGACGTGTGGAACTGGCCATGGAAGCAGACCGCTTTTTCGATCTGGTAAGAACCGGACAGGCAGCAACGGTTATGCAGGCGCTGGGAAAACCATTTATCGCAGGTAAACACGAATTGTTCCCTATACCTCAGGTGCAGATTGATTTCAGCGGAGGTAGATTAAAACAGAATCCCAATTATTAA
- a CDS encoding TonB-dependent receptor, whose translation MKLTMLFLLFFTLNVCARGFGQEHINLRVKKVAIAEVFKSIEAKTSYRFLYNNDLPELRSKVTLNAQEATIDQILPMLLFNTGMTFRKMDNNLIVIREDSLARKDIAVTGKVTDSSGAPLSGVSVQVKGTTVGTATNAEGTFSLSVPDANSVLVFTAVGYEEQEYPLNGSTSVTISLKPSQQLMDQVVVIGYGTARKRDLTGSVASVKGEELAKQPVQTATQALQGKVAGVQIIGSGEPNSNPNVRIRGTGSVMAGVNPLYVVDGVLTDDIRNINNADIVSMDILKDASATAIYGVRGANGVIIITTKKGRAGKTVFNYTGTAAIKEATNLVDMAGEKQYAGYLNEASNYYGSGQNLIDPAKLVGNNTDWYDVILRKAFQQSHNLSMSGGNDKFLFFMSAGYLSDEGIQKDNQFNRFTLRSNNEYTLNKWIKFNSQLSYTRGDGNNPNADAFGFAYRAAPYVASKTGDKYGNTSLAGNVSNPLLVIDKNYNNFITNRIQGNFGIDLKPIKELTFRTALNFDLNFFKNTTYAYPFLSDTSTFIEGGGNQSRTASTLTAEKNDWSTLIWDNTLTYTKTFNKHSLTALAGFVAERQRFNNFKGSALNVPQNKDQWYLNAGSAGSQTVQNDGDLRTRLSYLGRVFYSYDSRYLITATLRADGSSKFGSNQRYGYFPSVALGWNIAEESFMEDQEAFNVLKLRAGYGAKGNDNIPSDRFTPVATQNLPYYFPSGSSVIQGIAFDQASDPNVRWEITKELNIGLDFATLQNRLSGTIDYYDKKTNNALIEIGLSAIVFDADNKYITNATTISNKGIELGLNWNDKIGNDWTYSLGGNIAYNKNNIEELNGGQPLIGGTAGNYNVTRTDNGYPIASYYVLQAAGIFQNQAQIDASAQPDARAGDLIYKDLSGPNGTPDGKIDDFDRAFSGSYQPKITYGVNGNIAYKNFDLSFGGYGLSGAKIYNGKKAARGVNQLTDNVEASVAKNRWTPNNTNTGVPRANAGALPASTYFIESGDFFRLNNLTIGYTMKSPFLDRIKVSNCRLYLSAQNLFTITPYSGFTPEILTVNAGDPRAASLDQGVDLNTYPSVRTYVIGINLGF comes from the coding sequence ATGAAACTAACGATGCTCTTTCTGCTGTTTTTTACTCTTAATGTATGTGCCCGCGGCTTTGGACAGGAGCACATCAACCTGAGGGTGAAGAAGGTAGCGATCGCGGAGGTGTTCAAATCCATAGAAGCAAAAACATCGTATCGTTTTTTGTACAACAACGACCTGCCGGAACTGCGGTCGAAAGTTACCCTGAATGCACAGGAAGCGACCATCGACCAGATCCTGCCCATGTTGTTATTCAATACGGGCATGACCTTCCGGAAAATGGACAACAACCTGATCGTTATCCGGGAAGACTCGCTGGCCAGAAAGGACATTGCCGTCACCGGTAAGGTCACGGACAGTTCCGGTGCGCCTTTATCCGGCGTATCGGTACAGGTAAAAGGAACCACGGTTGGTACGGCTACCAATGCGGAGGGTACTTTTTCCCTTTCTGTACCGGATGCCAACAGTGTGCTGGTATTTACCGCAGTGGGGTATGAAGAGCAGGAGTACCCGCTGAATGGAAGTACCAGCGTCACCATTTCCCTGAAGCCCTCGCAGCAACTGATGGACCAGGTGGTGGTGATCGGGTATGGAACCGCCCGGAAGCGCGACCTGACAGGATCTGTGGCTTCTGTAAAAGGGGAAGAACTGGCCAAGCAGCCGGTACAGACCGCAACACAGGCGTTGCAGGGTAAGGTAGCCGGGGTACAGATCATCGGATCGGGAGAACCTAACTCGAATCCAAATGTTCGTATCCGCGGTACCGGATCTGTGATGGCTGGAGTTAATCCGCTATATGTTGTGGACGGAGTGCTTACCGATGATATCCGGAATATTAATAACGCGGACATCGTTTCCATGGACATTTTGAAGGATGCATCGGCAACTGCAATTTATGGGGTAAGGGGGGCGAACGGGGTAATCATTATTACCACAAAAAAAGGCCGGGCAGGAAAAACTGTTTTTAACTATACCGGTACGGCTGCCATAAAAGAAGCCACAAACCTGGTGGATATGGCCGGGGAAAAACAGTATGCCGGTTATCTGAACGAGGCCAGCAATTATTATGGGAGTGGGCAGAACCTTATCGACCCGGCGAAACTTGTGGGTAATAATACGGATTGGTATGACGTGATACTGCGAAAGGCCTTTCAGCAATCGCACAATCTTTCCATGTCGGGAGGGAATGATAAGTTTCTGTTTTTCATGAGTGCCGGTTATCTTTCGGATGAAGGGATCCAAAAGGACAATCAGTTTAATCGATTTACCTTAAGATCAAATAACGAATACACGCTGAATAAATGGATAAAATTTAATTCACAACTGTCGTATACCAGGGGAGATGGGAATAACCCCAATGCGGATGCTTTTGGTTTTGCCTATCGTGCGGCTCCGTATGTGGCCTCAAAAACAGGCGATAAATATGGCAATACTTCGCTGGCAGGAAATGTGTCCAATCCGCTGCTGGTAATTGACAAGAACTACAACAACTTTATTACGAATCGGATTCAGGGAAATTTTGGCATTGATCTGAAGCCGATCAAAGAGCTCACCTTCAGAACGGCATTAAATTTTGATCTGAACTTCTTCAAAAATACTACCTATGCCTATCCTTTTTTAAGTGATACATCCACATTTATTGAAGGAGGCGGCAACCAGTCGCGCACTGCCAGTACATTAACGGCAGAAAAAAACGACTGGTCGACCCTGATCTGGGACAATACACTTACCTACACCAAGACATTTAATAAACACAGCCTGACGGCCCTTGCCGGTTTTGTGGCAGAAAGGCAACGATTTAATAATTTTAAAGGATCTGCGCTCAATGTGCCGCAGAATAAAGATCAATGGTATCTGAATGCAGGCTCAGCGGGTTCGCAGACGGTACAAAATGACGGTGACCTGAGAACAAGACTTTCTTACCTGGGACGGGTATTTTACTCCTATGATAGCCGGTATTTAATTACCGCTACATTAAGGGCTGATGGCTCCTCGAAGTTTGGCAGCAACCAGCGCTATGGTTATTTTCCCTCGGTGGCGCTTGGCTGGAATATTGCTGAAGAGTCGTTTATGGAAGACCAGGAGGCATTCAATGTGTTGAAATTAAGAGCGGGATATGGCGCAAAGGGAAACGACAATATTCCGTCTGATCGATTCACTCCTGTAGCAACTCAAAACCTACCTTATTATTTTCCGTCAGGTTCTTCTGTAATCCAGGGGATCGCTTTCGACCAGGCCTCCGATCCGAATGTGCGCTGGGAGATCACAAAAGAACTGAATATTGGATTAGATTTCGCCACGCTTCAGAACCGGTTGAGTGGTACTATTGATTACTATGATAAAAAAACAAACAACGCGCTTATTGAAATAGGACTTTCGGCGATTGTTTTCGATGCGGACAACAAGTATATTACCAATGCGACTACGATATCCAACAAAGGGATAGAGCTGGGATTGAACTGGAATGACAAAATAGGGAATGACTGGACCTACTCTTTAGGGGGTAATATTGCTTACAATAAAAACAATATTGAAGAACTGAATGGCGGGCAGCCCCTTATAGGGGGGACTGCAGGTAATTATAATGTTACCCGGACGGATAATGGATACCCGATAGCAAGTTACTATGTACTACAGGCGGCGGGTATTTTCCAGAACCAGGCACAGATCGACGCATCTGCGCAGCCGGATGCCAGGGCCGGTGATCTTATTTATAAGGATCTGAGCGGGCCTAATGGTACCCCGGATGGAAAGATCGATGACTTCGACCGTGCTTTTTCCGGCTCTTATCAGCCAAAAATCACTTATGGTGTGAATGGTAATATTGCCTACAAGAATTTCGATTTGAGTTTTGGAGGATATGGCCTGTCTGGCGCCAAGATCTATAATGGGAAAAAAGCAGCAAGGGGCGTCAACCAGCTTACAGACAATGTTGAGGCATCTGTGGCAAAAAACCGATGGACGCCCAATAACACAAACACCGGGGTACCACGTGCCAATGCAGGCGCATTACCCGCTTCTACCTATTTTATTGAAAGTGGCGACTTCTTCCGTCTCAATAATCTTACAATAGGGTATACGATGAAATCTCCCTTTCTCGATCGGATAAAGGTTTCAAACTGCCGCCTTTACCTGTCTGCTCAAAACCTGTTTACCATTACGCCTTACAGCGGATTTACACCGGAGATTCTGACGGTTAATGCTGGTGATCCCCGAGCCGCGTCTTTGGATCAGGGTGTGGACTTAAATACCTATCCTTCCGTGAGGACGTATGTAATAGGAATAAACCTGGGTTTTTAG
- a CDS encoding FecR family protein, which translates to MRNGDFIWNLMARAIYGEATESEKKELQQYLAQHQDLQQQYTLLYEVLKKGKEQHQPEDYTTQAKALLARAAGGSEAIHPGRAKLIRRRFVYYGAAAAVIAGICLYWGISRTPQAGLRPAYRIALEAPRGSRKQLVLPDGSSVWLNGGSRLFYVTDFKGRTREVKLEGEAFFDVVKKAEQPFIVHAGNMDIKVLGTAFNVKAYTDETLTTTALYRGLISVTKHGGKKDFQPVLLYPNQKLVVPNTLLAEDNASEDEGGREAIKIEPIDSTKTEADRIETAWMYNRLEFRGDDFVSLASKLEHWYNITIHFTDERVKDLSFNGSFEKETLVQALEALRLANPFEYKIENHEVFISSYR; encoded by the coding sequence ATGAGGAATGGAGATTTTATATGGAACCTGATGGCACGTGCCATTTATGGCGAGGCAACCGAATCGGAAAAGAAGGAGCTTCAGCAATATCTGGCACAGCATCAGGACCTGCAGCAACAATATACATTGCTGTATGAAGTTCTGAAAAAAGGCAAAGAGCAACACCAGCCGGAAGATTATACAACGCAGGCAAAAGCACTGTTGGCAAGAGCCGCAGGCGGCAGCGAAGCGATACATCCGGGCCGGGCAAAACTGATCCGCAGGCGGTTTGTTTATTATGGCGCCGCTGCCGCAGTGATTGCCGGCATCTGTCTTTACTGGGGTATTAGCCGCACGCCTCAGGCGGGCTTGCGGCCTGCATACCGGATAGCCCTGGAGGCTCCCAGGGGCAGCCGGAAACAGCTGGTACTGCCGGATGGCAGCAGTGTGTGGCTCAATGGAGGCTCCCGTTTGTTTTATGTCACCGATTTCAAAGGCCGTACCCGTGAGGTAAAACTGGAGGGAGAGGCTTTTTTTGATGTGGTAAAAAAGGCGGAGCAGCCATTTATCGTGCATGCCGGGAATATGGATATAAAGGTGCTGGGAACAGCGTTTAATGTAAAGGCCTACACCGATGAAACCCTTACCACAACAGCCTTGTACCGGGGGCTGATCAGTGTTACCAAGCACGGGGGAAAAAAAGATTTTCAACCGGTATTGCTTTATCCCAACCAGAAACTGGTAGTGCCCAATACCCTGCTTGCGGAAGACAATGCCTCAGAAGATGAAGGAGGGCGCGAAGCAATAAAGATCGAGCCGATCGACAGCACGAAGACAGAAGCCGACCGTATAGAGACGGCATGGATGTATAACCGGCTGGAATTCCGTGGAGACGATTTTGTAAGTCTTGCCAGCAAATTGGAACACTGGTACAATATAACAATTCATTTTACAGATGAACGGGTAAAGGACTTAAGCTTCAACGGGTCGTTTGAAAAAGAAACACTGGTCCAGGCCCTGGAGGCGCTCCGGCTTGCAAATCCCTTTGAGTATAAAATCGAGAACCATGAAGTATTTATCAGTTCGTACCGGTAA
- a CDS encoding RNA polymerase sigma-70 factor, with protein sequence MNNPDHTEEEWPQLRQKIAGGDEAAFTRLYNSFYKRLYNFSLSLVRVPELATDVVEDVFTKLWLGRSRLGDIVNPSVYLYVAVKNQSLNQLSLKAREWTVSGLDEMTTAVASFDADPFTRVVTAEMLRRVNHAVEQLPPRCKMIFKLVREDGLRYKEVAEILNISVNTIDVQMALAVKRISESLGLPKSLRQKPAAKNK encoded by the coding sequence ATTAACAATCCGGACCATACAGAAGAGGAATGGCCCCAGCTGCGGCAAAAGATAGCCGGTGGTGATGAAGCGGCGTTTACACGTTTATATAATAGTTTTTATAAACGCCTGTATAATTTTTCCCTTTCCCTGGTAAGGGTGCCGGAGCTTGCCACCGATGTGGTGGAAGATGTATTTACCAAATTGTGGCTCGGCCGGTCCCGGCTGGGGGATATTGTCAACCCTTCCGTTTATTTATATGTTGCGGTAAAAAACCAGTCGCTCAACCAGCTCTCGCTTAAAGCCCGGGAATGGACGGTTTCGGGACTGGATGAAATGACCACGGCGGTTGCCTCTTTTGATGCCGACCCTTTTACACGCGTCGTCACGGCAGAAATGCTCCGGCGGGTGAACCATGCCGTGGAACAACTGCCGCCCCGTTGTAAAATGATCTTTAAGCTGGTGCGGGAGGATGGGCTTCGTTATAAGGAGGTGGCTGAAATACTGAATATCTCGGTTAATACGATCGATGTACAGATGGCGCTTGCGGTAAAGCGTATCAGTGAGTCGCTGGGGCTGCCTAAAAGCCTCCGCCAGAAACCGGCTGCGAAAAATAAATAA